From Cataglyphis hispanica isolate Lineage 1 chromosome 3, ULB_Chis1_1.0, whole genome shotgun sequence, a single genomic window includes:
- the LOC126859527 gene encoding transcriptional regulator ovo isoform X1 — protein MKVELRSMAVALAIFIRSPRLRTCQSLVFARDSQCNFTCAFYVNITANISGYACIWEPISKRDQEDIPANPRSTSYSITPPAVHRTDRDKTDDDRATTPESLRSSSPAPSPPPTQPASNATSSPPPRRFISSILGGDVPYGSRRHVLTRAERKEYSSPPIVSDDPPQFLSKSERIALPRPQTPPKAPRVEPPTRVSVIQRVPPQGQSAPRKEGNKIEIERVDPVRAPEPEQEQPIDYAVPKRKDEDEEKCRDGAMASRSSGNSITRSLLAVKLSGSQAVVQAAAGHGRSSNSGNGGSSGSGSGGAGNSSPSNSGIGGCGNGAMIGGGGGSGSGGAVGGGAGAGGMPPGGNGGRGNYGPSSPPTGSLPPFYESLKGGNNLANFANQYNTAQGNAYLTPLTAVGIDCDTGQQDNSQHAQYNAQEGKQYSLLQNVCANVCASYGLTFKEEDEELGAYKIQPDLLSSQYASYDVTDAGMMVDMVTGAVVDPLQFTTGTLTFSSPSDHTALLESLSDAADLLLPRLQTEDGGSDLLEESLHSPASTGSSGIGQDAGQMTTPVEPSVDPFPEHSMALTRGFDTRHYTTPQHFNASKLASLNYAAGESSYQPLPKERPELALHVNQNQQHQQDQQLQIQVQLQQQKQQTGASSHQQQQQQQHQGLLSPGLNFTSNVQFFNLKGLELDSGSSVGGSLPSPGTASCSLDGASSTSPSCTLAEHAHSPVAVVSPTTVGAAQTTGAVGEPPLSQRVGVLQQRLGLPNDCQLEFVNGGHGIKNPLAVEGQRQAGANRDEERTNRTPPSKDDDPNRFTCRVCSKNFSLQRLLNRHMKCHSDVKRYLCTFCGKGFNDTFDLKRHTRTHTGVRPYKCFLCEKSFTQRCSLESHGQKVHGVQHQYAYKERRAKMYVCEECGHTTHEPEVHYLHLKEQHPYSPALLKFYDKRHFKFTNSNFANMLLQVGTDA, from the exons ATCGCGACAAAACCGATGATGACCGTGCAACGACCCCGGAATCCTTACGCAGTAGCAGTCCGGCGCCATCGCCGCCGCCTACGCAACCGGCGAGCAACGCGACCAGCAGCCCGCCACCCAGACGATTCATTTCCAGCATCCTCGGCGGTGACGTGCCGTACGGCAGCAGGCGTCACGTGCTCACCCGGGCGGAACGCAAAGAGTACAGCAGCCCGCCGATAGTCTCGGACGATCCACCCCAGTTCCTGTCCAAGTCGGAAAGAATCGCACTGCCGAGGCCGCAGACGCCACCGAAAGCGCCCCGTGTCGAGCCACCTACCAGAGTCTCGGTCATCCAGAGGGTGCCGCCGCAAGGTCAATCCGCGCCTAGAAAAGAGGGGAATAAGATCGAGATCGAGAGAGTCGATCCGGTGCGAGCACCCGAACCGGAGCAG GAACAGCCCATCGACTACGCCGTGCCGAAGCGGAAAGACGAGGATGAGGAAAAATGTCGCGATGGCGCGATGGCATCGCGCAGTTCCGGCAATTCCATCACGAGATCTTTGCTGGCCGTAAAACTGTCCGGCTCACAGGCAGTGGTGCAGGCAGCCGCGGGACACGGCAGATCCTCGAACTCGGGTAACGGCGGTTCCTCCGGCAGTGGCAGCGGCGGTGCCGGCAATTCCTCGCCGTCCAACAGCGGCATCGGAGGGTGCGGAAACGGAGCGATGATCGGCGGCGGTGGAGGTAGCGGCAGCGGCGGTGCCGTGGGTGGCGGCGCGGGTGCGGGCGGTATGCCTCCTGGGGGTAACGGTGGCCGTGGTAACTACGGGCCGAGCTCGCCGCCGACGGGATCCCTGCCGCCGTTCTACGAATCCCTCAAGGGTGGCAACAATCTCGCCAACTTTGCCAATCAGTATAACACCGCTCAag gaAATGCATATCTAACACCATTAACGGCGGTCGGGATTGATTGCGATACCGGCCAACAGGATAATTCTCAGCACGCACAGTACAATGCGCAGGAGGGTAAACAATATTCTCTCCTTCAGAATGTCTGTGCAAATGTATGCGCGTCCTACGGCTTGACGTTTAAGGAGGAAGATGAGGAATTAGGAGCTTACAAGATTCAACCGGACTTGTTGTCTAGCCAATATGCTTCCTACGACGTCACCGACGCGGGCATGATGGTGGATATGGTGACTGGCGCTGTGGTAGACCCATTGCAATTCACCACCGGTACCCTGACCTTCAGCTCACCCTCCGATCACACAGCATTGTTGGAGAGCCTCAGCGATGCCGCCGATCTCTTGTTGCCCAGGTTGCAGACCGAGGACGGAGGCAGCGATCTTCTAGAAGAATCGTTGCATTCGCCCGCCTCGACTGGCAGCAGCGGAATCGGTCAAGATGCCGGTCAGATGACCACTCCCGTCGAGCCAAGCGTCGATCCTTTCCCCGAGCATAGCATGGCCTTGACCAGAGGCTTTGACACGAG ACACTACACCACTCCGCAACACTTTAATGCTTCCAAACTCGCGAGCTTGAATTATGCGGCTGGAGAATCGAGTTATCAGCCATTGCCGAAGGAACGCCCGGAACTCGCGCTGCACGTCAATCAGAATCAACAGCACCAGCAAGATCAGCAGCTGCAAATTCAAGTGCAACTGCAACAGCAGAAGCAGCAAACCGGCGCGTCGTCGCAtcaacaacagcaacagcagcagcatcaGGGTCTTCTAAGCCCTGGATTGAATTTTACCAGTAATG ttcaattttttaatctcaaaGGTTTAGAGTTGGACTCTGGTAGTAGCGTGGGTGGAAGTTTGCCTAGTCCTGGTACTGCTAGCTGCTCTCTGGACGGGGCCTCATCCACCTCACCGTCGTGTACGCTCGCGGAACACGCGCACAGCCCAGTCGCGGTTGTATCACCTACCACAGTGGGCGCAGCGCAAACCACTGGAGCAGTCGGGGAGCCACCTCTTTCGCAACGGGTCGGTGTACTTCAACAAAGG CTGGGTTTACCGAATGACTGCCAACTAGAATTTGTTAACGGGGGTCACGGCATAAAGAATCCTTTAGCTGTCGAGGGTCAAAGGCAGGCTGGAGCCAATCGAGATGAAGAGAGAACGAATCGAACTCCACCTAGCAAG GATGACGATCCCAATCGCTTCACTTGCCGTGTGTgcagtaaaaattttagtctcCAGCGGCTTCTTAATCGTCACATGAAGTGTCACAGCGATGTGAAGCGTTATCTTTGCACATTCTGTGGAAAGGGCTTCAACGATACTTTTGACCTCAAAAGGCATACGAGAACGCATACGGGAGTGCGACCTTACAAATGTTTCCTTTGTGAGAAGAGTTTCACGCAAAGGTGCTCCCTGGAAAGTCACGGCCAAAAGGTCCATGGTGTTCAACATCAGTATGCCTATAAAGAGCGACGTGCTAAg ATGTACGTTTGTGAGGAATGCGGACATACCACGCATGAACCGGAAGTGCATTATCTTCATCTGAAGGAACAGCATCCTTATAGTCCGGCGCTACTAAAGTTCTACGACAAGCGGCACTTCAAGTTCACCAATAGTAACTTCGCCAATATGTTGCTCCAGGTGGGCACAGACGCGTAA
- the LOC126859527 gene encoding transcriptional regulator ovo isoform X5 — MPKIFLIKNRLHQQLRLLESQHTSKSPPLGSGKDSPFGSSEPLSLIVNKDQYRDKTDDDRATTPESLRSSSPAPSPPPTQPASNATSSPPPRRFISSILGGDVPYGSRRHVLTRAERKEYSSPPIVSDDPPQFLSKSERIALPRPQTPPKAPRVEPPTRVSVIQRVPPQGQSAPRKEGNKIEIERVDPVRAPEPEQEQPIDYAVPKRKDEDEEKCRDGAMASRSSGNSITRSLLAVKLSGSQAVVQAAAGHGRSSNSGNGGSSGSGSGGAGNSSPSNSGIGGCGNGAMIGGGGGSGSGGAVGGGAGAGGMPPGGNGGRGNYGPSSPPTGSLPPFYESLKGGNNLANFANQYNTAQGNAYLTPLTAVGIDCDTGQQDNSQHAQYNAQEGKQYSLLQNVCANVCASYGLTFKEEDEELGAYKIQPDLLSSQYASYDVTDAGMMVDMVTGAVVDPLQFTTGTLTFSSPSDHTALLESLSDAADLLLPRLQTEDGGSDLLEESLHSPASTGSSGIGQDAGQMTTPVEPSVDPFPEHSMALTRGFDTRHYTTPQHFNASKLASLNYAAGESSYQPLPKERPELALHVNQNQQHQQDQQLQIQVQLQQQKQQTGASSHQQQQQQQHQGLLSPGLNFTSNGLELDSGSSVGGSLPSPGTASCSLDGASSTSPSCTLAEHAHSPVAVVSPTTVGAAQTTGAVGEPPLSQRVGVLQQRLGLPNDCQLEFVNGGHGIKNPLAVEGQRQAGANRDEERTNRTPPSKDDDPNRFTCRVCSKNFSLQRLLNRHMKCHSDVKRYLCTFCGKGFNDTFDLKRHTRTHTGVRPYKCFLCEKSFTQRCSLESHGQKVHGVQHQYAYKERRAKMYVCEECGHTTHEPEVHYLHLKEQHPYSPALLKFYDKRHFKFTNSNFANMLLQVGTDA, encoded by the exons ATCGCGACAAAACCGATGATGACCGTGCAACGACCCCGGAATCCTTACGCAGTAGCAGTCCGGCGCCATCGCCGCCGCCTACGCAACCGGCGAGCAACGCGACCAGCAGCCCGCCACCCAGACGATTCATTTCCAGCATCCTCGGCGGTGACGTGCCGTACGGCAGCAGGCGTCACGTGCTCACCCGGGCGGAACGCAAAGAGTACAGCAGCCCGCCGATAGTCTCGGACGATCCACCCCAGTTCCTGTCCAAGTCGGAAAGAATCGCACTGCCGAGGCCGCAGACGCCACCGAAAGCGCCCCGTGTCGAGCCACCTACCAGAGTCTCGGTCATCCAGAGGGTGCCGCCGCAAGGTCAATCCGCGCCTAGAAAAGAGGGGAATAAGATCGAGATCGAGAGAGTCGATCCGGTGCGAGCACCCGAACCGGAGCAG GAACAGCCCATCGACTACGCCGTGCCGAAGCGGAAAGACGAGGATGAGGAAAAATGTCGCGATGGCGCGATGGCATCGCGCAGTTCCGGCAATTCCATCACGAGATCTTTGCTGGCCGTAAAACTGTCCGGCTCACAGGCAGTGGTGCAGGCAGCCGCGGGACACGGCAGATCCTCGAACTCGGGTAACGGCGGTTCCTCCGGCAGTGGCAGCGGCGGTGCCGGCAATTCCTCGCCGTCCAACAGCGGCATCGGAGGGTGCGGAAACGGAGCGATGATCGGCGGCGGTGGAGGTAGCGGCAGCGGCGGTGCCGTGGGTGGCGGCGCGGGTGCGGGCGGTATGCCTCCTGGGGGTAACGGTGGCCGTGGTAACTACGGGCCGAGCTCGCCGCCGACGGGATCCCTGCCGCCGTTCTACGAATCCCTCAAGGGTGGCAACAATCTCGCCAACTTTGCCAATCAGTATAACACCGCTCAag gaAATGCATATCTAACACCATTAACGGCGGTCGGGATTGATTGCGATACCGGCCAACAGGATAATTCTCAGCACGCACAGTACAATGCGCAGGAGGGTAAACAATATTCTCTCCTTCAGAATGTCTGTGCAAATGTATGCGCGTCCTACGGCTTGACGTTTAAGGAGGAAGATGAGGAATTAGGAGCTTACAAGATTCAACCGGACTTGTTGTCTAGCCAATATGCTTCCTACGACGTCACCGACGCGGGCATGATGGTGGATATGGTGACTGGCGCTGTGGTAGACCCATTGCAATTCACCACCGGTACCCTGACCTTCAGCTCACCCTCCGATCACACAGCATTGTTGGAGAGCCTCAGCGATGCCGCCGATCTCTTGTTGCCCAGGTTGCAGACCGAGGACGGAGGCAGCGATCTTCTAGAAGAATCGTTGCATTCGCCCGCCTCGACTGGCAGCAGCGGAATCGGTCAAGATGCCGGTCAGATGACCACTCCCGTCGAGCCAAGCGTCGATCCTTTCCCCGAGCATAGCATGGCCTTGACCAGAGGCTTTGACACGAG ACACTACACCACTCCGCAACACTTTAATGCTTCCAAACTCGCGAGCTTGAATTATGCGGCTGGAGAATCGAGTTATCAGCCATTGCCGAAGGAACGCCCGGAACTCGCGCTGCACGTCAATCAGAATCAACAGCACCAGCAAGATCAGCAGCTGCAAATTCAAGTGCAACTGCAACAGCAGAAGCAGCAAACCGGCGCGTCGTCGCAtcaacaacagcaacagcagcagcatcaGGGTCTTCTAAGCCCTGGATTGAATTTTACCAGTAATG GTTTAGAGTTGGACTCTGGTAGTAGCGTGGGTGGAAGTTTGCCTAGTCCTGGTACTGCTAGCTGCTCTCTGGACGGGGCCTCATCCACCTCACCGTCGTGTACGCTCGCGGAACACGCGCACAGCCCAGTCGCGGTTGTATCACCTACCACAGTGGGCGCAGCGCAAACCACTGGAGCAGTCGGGGAGCCACCTCTTTCGCAACGGGTCGGTGTACTTCAACAAAGG CTGGGTTTACCGAATGACTGCCAACTAGAATTTGTTAACGGGGGTCACGGCATAAAGAATCCTTTAGCTGTCGAGGGTCAAAGGCAGGCTGGAGCCAATCGAGATGAAGAGAGAACGAATCGAACTCCACCTAGCAAG GATGACGATCCCAATCGCTTCACTTGCCGTGTGTgcagtaaaaattttagtctcCAGCGGCTTCTTAATCGTCACATGAAGTGTCACAGCGATGTGAAGCGTTATCTTTGCACATTCTGTGGAAAGGGCTTCAACGATACTTTTGACCTCAAAAGGCATACGAGAACGCATACGGGAGTGCGACCTTACAAATGTTTCCTTTGTGAGAAGAGTTTCACGCAAAGGTGCTCCCTGGAAAGTCACGGCCAAAAGGTCCATGGTGTTCAACATCAGTATGCCTATAAAGAGCGACGTGCTAAg ATGTACGTTTGTGAGGAATGCGGACATACCACGCATGAACCGGAAGTGCATTATCTTCATCTGAAGGAACAGCATCCTTATAGTCCGGCGCTACTAAAGTTCTACGACAAGCGGCACTTCAAGTTCACCAATAGTAACTTCGCCAATATGTTGCTCCAGGTGGGCACAGACGCGTAA
- the LOC126859527 gene encoding transcriptional regulator ovo isoform X2, with protein MKVELRSMAVALAIFIRSPRLRTCQSLVFARDSQCNFTCAFYVNITANISGYACIWEPISKRDQEDIPANPRSTSYSITPPAVHRTDRDKTDDDRATTPESLRSSSPAPSPPPTQPASNATSSPPPRRFISSILGGDVPYGSRRHVLTRAERKEYSSPPIVSDDPPQFLSKSERIALPRPQTPPKAPRVEPPTRVSVIQRVPPQGQSAPRKEGNKIEIERVDPVRAPEPEQEQPIDYAVPKRKDEDEEKCRDGAMASRSSGNSITRSLLAVKLSGSQAVVQAAAGHGRSSNSGNGGSSGSGSGGAGNSSPSNSGIGGCGNGAMIGGGGGSGSGGAVGGGAGAGGMPPGGNGGRGNYGPSSPPTGSLPPFYESLKGGNNLANFANQYNTAQGNAYLTPLTAVGIDCDTGQQDNSQHAQYNAQEGKQYSLLQNVCANVCASYGLTFKEEDEELGAYKIQPDLLSSQYASYDVTDAGMMVDMVTGAVVDPLQFTTGTLTFSSPSDHTALLESLSDAADLLLPRLQTEDGGSDLLEESLHSPASTGSSGIGQDAGQMTTPVEPSVDPFPEHSMALTRGFDTRHYTTPQHFNASKLASLNYAAGESSYQPLPKERPELALHVNQNQQHQQDQQLQIQVQLQQQKQQTGASSHQQQQQQQHQGLLSPGLNFTSNGLELDSGSSVGGSLPSPGTASCSLDGASSTSPSCTLAEHAHSPVAVVSPTTVGAAQTTGAVGEPPLSQRVGVLQQRLGLPNDCQLEFVNGGHGIKNPLAVEGQRQAGANRDEERTNRTPPSKDDDPNRFTCRVCSKNFSLQRLLNRHMKCHSDVKRYLCTFCGKGFNDTFDLKRHTRTHTGVRPYKCFLCEKSFTQRCSLESHGQKVHGVQHQYAYKERRAKMYVCEECGHTTHEPEVHYLHLKEQHPYSPALLKFYDKRHFKFTNSNFANMLLQVGTDA; from the exons ATCGCGACAAAACCGATGATGACCGTGCAACGACCCCGGAATCCTTACGCAGTAGCAGTCCGGCGCCATCGCCGCCGCCTACGCAACCGGCGAGCAACGCGACCAGCAGCCCGCCACCCAGACGATTCATTTCCAGCATCCTCGGCGGTGACGTGCCGTACGGCAGCAGGCGTCACGTGCTCACCCGGGCGGAACGCAAAGAGTACAGCAGCCCGCCGATAGTCTCGGACGATCCACCCCAGTTCCTGTCCAAGTCGGAAAGAATCGCACTGCCGAGGCCGCAGACGCCACCGAAAGCGCCCCGTGTCGAGCCACCTACCAGAGTCTCGGTCATCCAGAGGGTGCCGCCGCAAGGTCAATCCGCGCCTAGAAAAGAGGGGAATAAGATCGAGATCGAGAGAGTCGATCCGGTGCGAGCACCCGAACCGGAGCAG GAACAGCCCATCGACTACGCCGTGCCGAAGCGGAAAGACGAGGATGAGGAAAAATGTCGCGATGGCGCGATGGCATCGCGCAGTTCCGGCAATTCCATCACGAGATCTTTGCTGGCCGTAAAACTGTCCGGCTCACAGGCAGTGGTGCAGGCAGCCGCGGGACACGGCAGATCCTCGAACTCGGGTAACGGCGGTTCCTCCGGCAGTGGCAGCGGCGGTGCCGGCAATTCCTCGCCGTCCAACAGCGGCATCGGAGGGTGCGGAAACGGAGCGATGATCGGCGGCGGTGGAGGTAGCGGCAGCGGCGGTGCCGTGGGTGGCGGCGCGGGTGCGGGCGGTATGCCTCCTGGGGGTAACGGTGGCCGTGGTAACTACGGGCCGAGCTCGCCGCCGACGGGATCCCTGCCGCCGTTCTACGAATCCCTCAAGGGTGGCAACAATCTCGCCAACTTTGCCAATCAGTATAACACCGCTCAag gaAATGCATATCTAACACCATTAACGGCGGTCGGGATTGATTGCGATACCGGCCAACAGGATAATTCTCAGCACGCACAGTACAATGCGCAGGAGGGTAAACAATATTCTCTCCTTCAGAATGTCTGTGCAAATGTATGCGCGTCCTACGGCTTGACGTTTAAGGAGGAAGATGAGGAATTAGGAGCTTACAAGATTCAACCGGACTTGTTGTCTAGCCAATATGCTTCCTACGACGTCACCGACGCGGGCATGATGGTGGATATGGTGACTGGCGCTGTGGTAGACCCATTGCAATTCACCACCGGTACCCTGACCTTCAGCTCACCCTCCGATCACACAGCATTGTTGGAGAGCCTCAGCGATGCCGCCGATCTCTTGTTGCCCAGGTTGCAGACCGAGGACGGAGGCAGCGATCTTCTAGAAGAATCGTTGCATTCGCCCGCCTCGACTGGCAGCAGCGGAATCGGTCAAGATGCCGGTCAGATGACCACTCCCGTCGAGCCAAGCGTCGATCCTTTCCCCGAGCATAGCATGGCCTTGACCAGAGGCTTTGACACGAG ACACTACACCACTCCGCAACACTTTAATGCTTCCAAACTCGCGAGCTTGAATTATGCGGCTGGAGAATCGAGTTATCAGCCATTGCCGAAGGAACGCCCGGAACTCGCGCTGCACGTCAATCAGAATCAACAGCACCAGCAAGATCAGCAGCTGCAAATTCAAGTGCAACTGCAACAGCAGAAGCAGCAAACCGGCGCGTCGTCGCAtcaacaacagcaacagcagcagcatcaGGGTCTTCTAAGCCCTGGATTGAATTTTACCAGTAATG GTTTAGAGTTGGACTCTGGTAGTAGCGTGGGTGGAAGTTTGCCTAGTCCTGGTACTGCTAGCTGCTCTCTGGACGGGGCCTCATCCACCTCACCGTCGTGTACGCTCGCGGAACACGCGCACAGCCCAGTCGCGGTTGTATCACCTACCACAGTGGGCGCAGCGCAAACCACTGGAGCAGTCGGGGAGCCACCTCTTTCGCAACGGGTCGGTGTACTTCAACAAAGG CTGGGTTTACCGAATGACTGCCAACTAGAATTTGTTAACGGGGGTCACGGCATAAAGAATCCTTTAGCTGTCGAGGGTCAAAGGCAGGCTGGAGCCAATCGAGATGAAGAGAGAACGAATCGAACTCCACCTAGCAAG GATGACGATCCCAATCGCTTCACTTGCCGTGTGTgcagtaaaaattttagtctcCAGCGGCTTCTTAATCGTCACATGAAGTGTCACAGCGATGTGAAGCGTTATCTTTGCACATTCTGTGGAAAGGGCTTCAACGATACTTTTGACCTCAAAAGGCATACGAGAACGCATACGGGAGTGCGACCTTACAAATGTTTCCTTTGTGAGAAGAGTTTCACGCAAAGGTGCTCCCTGGAAAGTCACGGCCAAAAGGTCCATGGTGTTCAACATCAGTATGCCTATAAAGAGCGACGTGCTAAg ATGTACGTTTGTGAGGAATGCGGACATACCACGCATGAACCGGAAGTGCATTATCTTCATCTGAAGGAACAGCATCCTTATAGTCCGGCGCTACTAAAGTTCTACGACAAGCGGCACTTCAAGTTCACCAATAGTAACTTCGCCAATATGTTGCTCCAGGTGGGCACAGACGCGTAA
- the LOC126859527 gene encoding transcriptional regulator ovo isoform X3, whose translation MKVELRSMAVALAIFIRSPRLRTCQSLVFARDSQCNFTCAFYVNITANISGYACIWEPISKRDQEDIPANPRSTSYSITPPAVHRTDRDKTDDDRATTPESLRSSSPAPSPPPTQPASNATSSPPPRRFISSILGGDVPYGSRRHVLTRAERKEYSSPPIVSDDPPQFLSKSERIALPRPQTPPKAPRVEPPTRVSVIQRVPPQGQSAPRKEGNKIEIERVDPVRAPEPEQEQPIDYAVPKRKDEDEEKCRDGAMASRSSGNSITRSLLAVKLSGSQAVVQAAAGHGRSSNSGNGGSSGSGSGGAGNSSPSNSGIGGCGNGAMIGGGGGSGSGGAVGGGAGAGGMPPGGNGGRGNYGPSSPPTGSLPPFYESLKGGNNLANFANQYNTAQGNAYLTPLTAVGIDCDTGQQDNSQHAQYNAQEGKQYSLLQNVCANVCASYGLTFKEEDEELGAYKIQPDLLSSQYASYDVTDAGMMVDMVTGAVVDPLQFTTGTLTFSSPSDHTALLESLSDAADLLLPRLQTEDGGSDLLEESLHSPASTGSSGIGQDAGQMTTPVEPSVDPFPEHSMALTRGFDTRHYTTPQHFNASKLASLNYAAGESSYQPLPKERPELALHVNQNQQHQQDQQLQIQVQLQQQKQQTGASSHQQQQQQQHQGLLSPGLNFTSNVQFFNLKGLELDSGSSVGGSLPSPGTASCSLDGASSTSPSCTLAEHAHSPVAVVSPTTVGAAQTTGAVGEPPLSQRLGLPNDCQLEFVNGGHGIKNPLAVEGQRQAGANRDEERTNRTPPSKDDDPNRFTCRVCSKNFSLQRLLNRHMKCHSDVKRYLCTFCGKGFNDTFDLKRHTRTHTGVRPYKCFLCEKSFTQRCSLESHGQKVHGVQHQYAYKERRAKMYVCEECGHTTHEPEVHYLHLKEQHPYSPALLKFYDKRHFKFTNSNFANMLLQVGTDA comes from the exons ATCGCGACAAAACCGATGATGACCGTGCAACGACCCCGGAATCCTTACGCAGTAGCAGTCCGGCGCCATCGCCGCCGCCTACGCAACCGGCGAGCAACGCGACCAGCAGCCCGCCACCCAGACGATTCATTTCCAGCATCCTCGGCGGTGACGTGCCGTACGGCAGCAGGCGTCACGTGCTCACCCGGGCGGAACGCAAAGAGTACAGCAGCCCGCCGATAGTCTCGGACGATCCACCCCAGTTCCTGTCCAAGTCGGAAAGAATCGCACTGCCGAGGCCGCAGACGCCACCGAAAGCGCCCCGTGTCGAGCCACCTACCAGAGTCTCGGTCATCCAGAGGGTGCCGCCGCAAGGTCAATCCGCGCCTAGAAAAGAGGGGAATAAGATCGAGATCGAGAGAGTCGATCCGGTGCGAGCACCCGAACCGGAGCAG GAACAGCCCATCGACTACGCCGTGCCGAAGCGGAAAGACGAGGATGAGGAAAAATGTCGCGATGGCGCGATGGCATCGCGCAGTTCCGGCAATTCCATCACGAGATCTTTGCTGGCCGTAAAACTGTCCGGCTCACAGGCAGTGGTGCAGGCAGCCGCGGGACACGGCAGATCCTCGAACTCGGGTAACGGCGGTTCCTCCGGCAGTGGCAGCGGCGGTGCCGGCAATTCCTCGCCGTCCAACAGCGGCATCGGAGGGTGCGGAAACGGAGCGATGATCGGCGGCGGTGGAGGTAGCGGCAGCGGCGGTGCCGTGGGTGGCGGCGCGGGTGCGGGCGGTATGCCTCCTGGGGGTAACGGTGGCCGTGGTAACTACGGGCCGAGCTCGCCGCCGACGGGATCCCTGCCGCCGTTCTACGAATCCCTCAAGGGTGGCAACAATCTCGCCAACTTTGCCAATCAGTATAACACCGCTCAag gaAATGCATATCTAACACCATTAACGGCGGTCGGGATTGATTGCGATACCGGCCAACAGGATAATTCTCAGCACGCACAGTACAATGCGCAGGAGGGTAAACAATATTCTCTCCTTCAGAATGTCTGTGCAAATGTATGCGCGTCCTACGGCTTGACGTTTAAGGAGGAAGATGAGGAATTAGGAGCTTACAAGATTCAACCGGACTTGTTGTCTAGCCAATATGCTTCCTACGACGTCACCGACGCGGGCATGATGGTGGATATGGTGACTGGCGCTGTGGTAGACCCATTGCAATTCACCACCGGTACCCTGACCTTCAGCTCACCCTCCGATCACACAGCATTGTTGGAGAGCCTCAGCGATGCCGCCGATCTCTTGTTGCCCAGGTTGCAGACCGAGGACGGAGGCAGCGATCTTCTAGAAGAATCGTTGCATTCGCCCGCCTCGACTGGCAGCAGCGGAATCGGTCAAGATGCCGGTCAGATGACCACTCCCGTCGAGCCAAGCGTCGATCCTTTCCCCGAGCATAGCATGGCCTTGACCAGAGGCTTTGACACGAG ACACTACACCACTCCGCAACACTTTAATGCTTCCAAACTCGCGAGCTTGAATTATGCGGCTGGAGAATCGAGTTATCAGCCATTGCCGAAGGAACGCCCGGAACTCGCGCTGCACGTCAATCAGAATCAACAGCACCAGCAAGATCAGCAGCTGCAAATTCAAGTGCAACTGCAACAGCAGAAGCAGCAAACCGGCGCGTCGTCGCAtcaacaacagcaacagcagcagcatcaGGGTCTTCTAAGCCCTGGATTGAATTTTACCAGTAATG ttcaattttttaatctcaaaGGTTTAGAGTTGGACTCTGGTAGTAGCGTGGGTGGAAGTTTGCCTAGTCCTGGTACTGCTAGCTGCTCTCTGGACGGGGCCTCATCCACCTCACCGTCGTGTACGCTCGCGGAACACGCGCACAGCCCAGTCGCGGTTGTATCACCTACCACAGTGGGCGCAGCGCAAACCACTGGAGCAGTCGGGGAGCCACCTCTTTCGCAACGG CTGGGTTTACCGAATGACTGCCAACTAGAATTTGTTAACGGGGGTCACGGCATAAAGAATCCTTTAGCTGTCGAGGGTCAAAGGCAGGCTGGAGCCAATCGAGATGAAGAGAGAACGAATCGAACTCCACCTAGCAAG GATGACGATCCCAATCGCTTCACTTGCCGTGTGTgcagtaaaaattttagtctcCAGCGGCTTCTTAATCGTCACATGAAGTGTCACAGCGATGTGAAGCGTTATCTTTGCACATTCTGTGGAAAGGGCTTCAACGATACTTTTGACCTCAAAAGGCATACGAGAACGCATACGGGAGTGCGACCTTACAAATGTTTCCTTTGTGAGAAGAGTTTCACGCAAAGGTGCTCCCTGGAAAGTCACGGCCAAAAGGTCCATGGTGTTCAACATCAGTATGCCTATAAAGAGCGACGTGCTAAg ATGTACGTTTGTGAGGAATGCGGACATACCACGCATGAACCGGAAGTGCATTATCTTCATCTGAAGGAACAGCATCCTTATAGTCCGGCGCTACTAAAGTTCTACGACAAGCGGCACTTCAAGTTCACCAATAGTAACTTCGCCAATATGTTGCTCCAGGTGGGCACAGACGCGTAA